The genome window CGCCCTGCATATGAACATTCCGGCAATCGCACTGAGCCAGGCCTTTCTTTCCCGTGAAGGCATCCAGTGGTCACCAGTCGAACGGTTTGGTGAAAGGGTGATTCGAAAGCTGTGGCAGGCAGGGGAAGTACGCGCCTGGAATGTGAACTTTCCCGCCTGTGATGCTGACGAGATCGCCTTCGCCCGCTGGTGCCGCCAGTCTACCGGCTCCATTCAGCGTGCCCGTCTGCTGGCGGGCCGTGATGCCCGCAGTCTGCCCTACTGGTGGCTCGGTTTTGAGCGCAGCTCCCGTCATATTGTGGCGCCGGATGCCGACGTGACCGTACTGCGAGACCACGCGATTGCGATTACACCCTTACGACACGAAGACCCCCTGCCAGGGGGCACCGACGAATTTGATCTGGCCACCTGTGCGGATAACTGATTAAACCCCGGGGAGAACAACAACCATGTTCACACGCCATTACAAGGTCTGGCCGAAGGAACTGCCCAAGACCATGACTCTGCCGAAGACCAGTGTCTTTACCAACCTGGAAATCTCGGCCCTACGCTATCCAGATCATACCGCCCTCATTTTCTATGACGCTCCGGTGACCTATTCCCGCCTGCTGGCCGAGGTCGAAGTCATGGCCGGCTACCTGCAGGCGAAGGGCGTCAAGAAGGGTGACCGGGTGCTCCTGTACATGCAGAATTCGGCACAGTATGTGATTTCTTACTACGCAATCCTGCGCGCTGATGCGGTGGTGATTCCGGTAAATCCGATGAACCGGGCTGCAGAACTTGAACACTGCATTGTCGATACCGGTGCTGCCATGTGTCTGGCCGGTCAGGAGCTTGCCGGCTTCATTGTGCCGTTACTGGCAGAAACAGATCTCGAGCAGGTGGTAGTGGCGTCTTACAGCACCTACATAAAACCGGATACCGATCTTGACCTCCCGGCTGAAGTCGCCGCGCCGGCCTGGTCAAAAGACGTTCCGGGTGTGGTGACCTGGGAAGCTGCCATGGCAGAAAATTGCTCACCTTCGCCACACACGGCGACGCCGGACGATCTGGCGGTGATTCCATACAGCTCTGGAACCACGGGTGCGCCCAAGGGGTGCATGCACACTCACCGTTCTGTTATGGCAACCGCGGTACACAGGGTATTCTGGAACCTGACCACACCGGACAGTGTTCAATTGGCCACCTTGCCGTTCTTCCATGTCACCGGAATGACAGGGTCGATGAACGGACCGATCTTCTCTGGTGCAACATCGGTCATCATGACCCGCTGGGATCGCACCACGGCGGCCAGGCTCATCGAACGCTACGAGGTAACCGGCTGGACCAATATTGTCACCATGGCGGTGGATTTCCTGTCCAATCCGGACCTCTCCAAGTACGACCTCAGCAGCCTCAACATGATCGGTGGTGGCGGTGCCGCCATGCCGGTCGCAGTCGCCGAGAAACTGAAAAAGATGACGGGTCTGGATTACGTCGAAGGCTACGGCCTGTCGGAAACCATGGCCGCGACGCACATCAATCCGAACGCACAGCCCAAGGCCCAGTGCCTCGGCATTCCGGTGTTTGACGTAGACAGCCGCATTATTGATGTGGAAACCCTGGAAGAAAAAGCGCCCGGAGAAACCGGCGAGATCGTCTCCTTCGGCCCTCAGGTCACTACAGGTTACTGGAACCGTCCCGCGGAAACGGAAGCGGCGTTCGTGGAAATTGATGGCAAGCGGTTCTTCCGCACCGGAGATCTGGGCTATTACGACGAAGACGGCTACTTCTTCATGGTGGACCGTGTGAAGCGGATGATTAATGCGTCCGGGTTCAAGGTATGGCCGTCCGAAGTCGAGGGGCTCATGTATCGGCATCCGGCTATCCACGAGCTGTGCGTCATTTCCTCCCCGGACCCCAAACGGGGTGAGACCGTAAAGGCCTGTATCGTGCTCACGGCGGAAGCTGAAGGCAATACCACGGCAGAGGACATCACTGGCTGGTGTAAAGAGCAGATGGCGGCCTACAAGGTGCCTACCATTATCGAGTTTGTGGACTCCCTGCCCAAGTCCCCCACGGGCAAGCTGATGTGGCGCGCGCTCCAGGAAGAAGAGTGGAAGGAGAAGGAGCGGATGGTATGAATGCGAAACCCCGCATTCTGATTGTTGGCGCTGGCGCTATAGGTGGCTTTTACGGCGCCATTCTCAAGAAAGCTGGTTGTTCGGTAAGCACAGTATTGCGCTCCGACTACCAAGTGGTGAAGGAAAAGGGTATCCGTATCAACAGCCCTTTGGGGGATTTGTCGTACCAGCCGGATCATGTATACCGCGACGGCGATACACCGGAGACCATGCCGGACTACCTGCTTCTGTGTGTGAAAGTGTTACCCGGCGCCAATCGGGCCGAACTGGTTAAGCCCTGGATGGGACCGAACACCCGTCTGGTACTGATCGAAAATGGTCTGGACATCGAGCGGGAACTGGCGGAGGCGTTTCCTGACAATCCCCTCATCAGCTGCCTGGCCTTCATTGCCGCCAGCCGGTTGGAGTCGGGCGTGGTTGAGCACAAGGCCTATGGCAAACTGGTCATGGGCAGTTACCCCAAAGGGATCGACGAGCATTGCCGGACTCTATCGGAGCTATTCATCGAGGGCGGAATCAAGGTGGGCCTGACCGAGGCGGTGGTCGGTGAGCGCTGGCGCAAATGCCTGTGGAATACCCCGTTCAACCCGTTGTCGGTGATTGCTAACGGTGCTGACACGAAAACGATTCTGGATACTGAAGGCGGCGAGGGGCTGATTCGGGCCATGATTCAGGAAGTGATGGACGTGGCTGCCGCCGACGGGTATCCCATGGACGAATCCCTGATTGATCAGAACATTGAGGGGACACGGAAGATGCCAGCCTACAAGAACAGTATGGCCCTCGACTACATCAATGGTCGCCCGATCGAGAGAGATGCCGTCATAGGCAATGTGGTGGCCATTGCCCAGCGTCATGGTGTCCGGGTTCCTCACCTGAATACCGTACTGGTTGCCCTGAAGATGCGAGCCAGACTGGAAGGCAGGAATTAAAAGGTAAGGGGCTCTCTCATTAACAGGCTGTGGTGGCCCGGGCGGCCGCACAGCTTTTGTTTCCCGATATGACGTACCGGGTTCAGGATCTTTTTGGAGTGCTTTCGATGCCGTCTTTCGGCGACCCTGAACCGGATTTGTCGGCCGGTAAAGAGTCCTGTCCTACGCTGACAGACGTCATCGGATTGGTTGACCTTCGCTGCAGGAGTTCAGCGAAATCGAGCAGGAGTTGACGGTCCTCTTCAAGGAGGGAAATGAAGGCAGCATTCAGCGCGACCTGCTCTGAGTCTAGTTGCTTTTTCTCGGCCACTGAGAAAATGTCCGTCAGTGACAGATCCAGAGCTTCAGCAAGCCGATACAGCAGTTCCAGGCTTGGCCTCGCCAGGCCTCTCTCAATCCGGGACAGGTTGCCGACATGGGAATCACAGCGGTCCGCTAACTCGGCCAGGGTCATCCCCTGCTGTTTCCTCAAACGCCTGATTGCCTGCCCTAGATTCATGTGATCTACCTGTTGGCTAAGATCATGATATTACAGACTAAAGTCGTAATACACAAAGGTGCATAAAGCACATAAATACGCTGGAAAAAGGCTGTAACAGCATTTATTTAAAGGCGCATTGCTGGCTATGATTCCGTTTAAAGGATAGACCGGGGCTGGAGGGTTGTAATGTTTTTTCGGAGCGTGGCCTGCAGATCGGGTTGAGGTTGCCTGCTTCCCGGCGCCCGCCTGAACACCATTCAGACAGGCAATGCCGTATCAGGCGACGTACATGACAAGGTTCTCAGCCACACAGGCGGGCCGGTCTTCGCCCTTGATCTCGATGGTGGTCCGGTAGGTAGCGAGGGTTCGTTGTTCGTCCACCCGAGCCACATCCAGTAATTCTACTTTGGTGCGGATATCCGACCCGGATTTAACCGCGGACGGAAATCGCAACTTGTTCATACCATAGTTAATGGTTGCCGTGGGGCCGGTCACCTTGAGAGCTTGCGGGTTTAGCCTCGACATCAATGATACGGTCAGATAGCCATGGGCAATCGGACTTTTCCAGGGTGATTCCCTTTTTGCCCGTTCGACATCGAGGTGAATCCACTGGTGGTCCCCGGTGGCGTCCGCAAACGCTTCAATCATGTCCTGGGTGATGGTCAGCCAGGGGCTGTGGCTGACAAGAGTGCCTTTGTGATCAGCCAGTTCCTCGAGTTTGACTTCAATCATCGTGTTCCTCTCCTTACACGCCATAGCCCGGATTCTTGCTGTCCAGCAGGCGCAAAAGCGCCGGCCAGGTCAGTTTGGAGGCCGCCCCCAATGATTGGGACTGTTCCGCTGTTGTCTGGATGGCCTGTTCAGAGGGCATCCAGGTGGGGCCGCAGCTCTGTGCTTTTACCTGTATCTCACAGGCTTTCATCAGGAAATACAGGTAGGTAAAGGTTTCGGGAACGTCTTTCCCGGCGGTCAGAACGCCGTGGTTGCGCAGCATCATCATGGATTTGTTGCCAAGATCGCGGATCAGTCGTTCACGCTCGTCCAGGTTCAGGGCTACGCCTTCGTAGTCATGGTAGCTCAGATGGTCAAGGCAGAGCATGGCGGTCTGGCTGAGTGGCAGCAGGCCGTCCCGGTGTGCAGAGACAGCAACCCCGTCAGCAGCATGAAGGTGCATCACTGCCCCGGCGTCTTCACGGCCCATATGCACGGCACTGTGAATGGTGAAGCCGGCGGGATTGACGCGGCCAAGGCCTCCCGATGTCACCACCTGGCCGTCGCGATCCACCTTCACCAGTGATGACGCGGTGATTTCATGGAAGAGCAGGCCATAGGGGTTGATCAGGAAATGGTGTTCCGGGCCGGGCACCCGTGCTGACAGGTGGGTGAACACCAGGTCGTCCCAGCCGAACAGGGCAACCAGGCGATAGGCCGCGGCAAGTTCCGTGCGGACTCTCCATTCGGCTTTTCTGAGTGTTTCTGTCTCGGTGGTTGCGGTGCTTGTTGTCATCTTGTGGTCACCTTGCTGCTATCCGGAAACAAAAAAGGGGGCAGCCAAAAGGCCACCCCCGAACAGGACCTCTGGCTGAACAGAGGCCCCTGGCTCACTATCGGACGGGGTTAGCTGGCCTTTAACAGGGCTGCATACCGCTCCAGGTGGAAATCGTCGTCGCCCAGCTGATGGTTAATCATGATCAGGCGCTTGGCATAGTGGGCAAAGTTGTATTCCCAGGTCATGCCAATGCCGCCGTGGGACTGGATGCCGTTCTCGGAAATGAACTGTCCACTGCGGCCGATGACGTTTTTGGCGGCGGCAAGAACCTGGCGACGTTCATCGCTCTGTTCTTCGTCGGCCACGCTGGCGGCCAGAATAGCCATGGATCGGGCCTGCTCCAGCTCCGACATCATGTCCACCATGCGGTGTTGCAGCACCTGGAATTTCCCAATGGGTACGCCAAACTGCTTGCGCTGCTTGAGGTAATCAAGGGTCAGGTCGTTCGCCACTTCCATTACCCCAACCGCCTCGGCACAGAGCGCGGCTATGGCGCGACCAGTCTGGTATTCGATGATATCGGCCGCCTTGCCTTCTTCACCCAGCAGGGCATCGGCACTGACCTGAACATCATTCAGGGCAATGTCGCAGCCTTTTGAGCCGTCAATGGTTGGGTAGGTGCGACGGTCGATGCCGGCGGCATCCGGAGTCAGGGCAAACAGGCTGATACCATCGGCATCGCGGCTGGCCCCGGAGGTGCGGGCAGACACGATGATCAGGCCGGCGCAGTGGCCGCCGATCACGACCGCTTTCCGACCGTTGAGAACGTAACCATCGCCGGATTTTTCGGCACGCGTTTCCACATCGTTACCGTCATAGAAGCTCTGGGGCTCCTGCAGTGCTACCGCGGCTTTCAGCTCGCCGCTGGCGATGCCGCCCAGCCACTTTTCTTTCTGGCTGTCATTGCCAGCCTGGCTGATCAGGCCGCCGCCAAAAATGACGGACTGCAGGTATGGCTCGAGGCAAAGGCCGCGACCCAGTTCGGTCATGACAGATTGAACCTCAACACCGCCACCGCCGAAACCGCCCAGATCCTCAGAGAAGGGAACGGCGGTCAGGCCCAGTTCGCTGAGCTGTTGCCAGAAGTCTTCGCTGAAGCCGGCTTCGGTTTCGCTAAATGCCAGGCGCTTTTCAAAACTGTATTCACCGCGCACCAGGCGGGCCACGGTGTCCTGCAGCATCTGCTGCTCTTCATTCAGTCGGAAATCCATGGTCGCCTCCTTAAAGCCCGAGAATCATTTTCGACACGATGTTCTTCTGGATCTCGTTGGATCCGCCGAAAATCGAGAGCTTACGGTTGTTGAAATACTGGGCTGACAACGGTGCCGCGTTTTCGTCTGAGAGGAAGTCGCCCTCGTAATCGAGGTCCAGTTCTTCTTCGACGAATGGAATCGCATAGGGTCCGATGGCGCGCCGAGCCAGATCATTGATCGACTGGCGGATTTCAGTGCCTTTGACCTTGAGCATGGAGCTTTCGGCACCGGGCATTCCGCCACCTTCGACAGACGCGATAATGCGCAGGTTACTGATGGCAGCGGCGGTCAGGTCGATCTCAACCCTGGCGATGCGCTGGCTGAATGACGCATCCTCGATCAGCGGACGTCCGTTCTTCATGCGACGGGACGCCAGTTGTTTGAGGTGTGAGAGTGCGGCCTTGGACAAGCCAACCCCTGCCAGACCGGTACGCTCATAGGTGAGAAGGTACTTGGCGTAGGTCCAGCCCTTGTCTTCTTCGCCCACCAGGTTCTCAACCGGCACCTTGACGTCTTCAAAGAAGACTTCATTCACTTCGTGCTCGCCATCCAGGGTGATGATGGGTCTTACGGAAATGCCTGGCGTATCCATGTCGATCAGCAGGAAGGAGATGCCTTCCTGGGCCTTAACCTCGGTGTTGGTGCGCACCAGGCAGAAAATCATGTTGGCGTGCTGGCCCAGAGTGGTCCAGGTTTTCTGACCGTTAACGATATAGTGCTCGCCCTCACGCACGGCACGGGTTTTCAACGAGGCAAGGTCGGAACCTGCGCCGGGCTCAGAGTAACCCTGGCACCACCAGTCTTCGCCGCTGAGGATGCGTGGCAGGTAATGCTGCTTTTGTTCCTCATTGCCGAACTTGATGATAACCGGCGCTACCATGTTAACCCCGAACGGAATGGAGCGGGGTACACCGTAACGGCAGGACTCTTCGTCCCAGATGTGCTTCTGGACCGGAGTCCACTTCACGCCGCCATACTCCTCCGGCCAGTGACTGGCATACCAGCCCTGAGTACTGAGTATTTTTTGCCATCGTTGATGGTCTTCCTTAGACAGACGGCGGAAACCCTTCACTTTGGCGGCGATGTCCGCCGGCAGCTTCTCATCCAGGAATGCCCGCACTTCGTCACGGAAGGCAAGTTCCTCGGCCGTGTAGTTCATGTTCATGAAATAACCTCGTTTTGCGTTACAGCGAAAATATATACCGCATAGCAGAATTACTCAATGATCGTTCAACGGTTCCGTCGCTGTCAACGAAAATGAAACAAGAAAACACCCAGTACGAACCGACTTTCCGAAAGGTGGCTTTATGGCCCTATTGGGCGCCCCGCATTTTTTGGTAGAAGAGAATGCAAAAATGGGTACTGCTCAGCGGAATATAGAGATCATAAGATACCGCACTGCGAATCTGGTGCTCGGGCGGTAGCGGCTGTGCCAGCACTTTCCACGTCATTCCAGTTCGCGCTTCTGGATTCTTCCGGGGATTCGCCGTCAGGGGAATTCGGTCTGCCGGCTACTCATTACAAGGACCTGTGTCGGGCAACGGTGGGTGATCTGGTCAGTACTTTCCGGGCCGTGCATTAGGAGTACATCCTGGTTGTGGATGACGATCGTTACCGCGAAGGCGACAATACCTGCGTGGCATGATCTCGGCCGGCCAGCTTGTCGAGAAACTGCATATTCCCATTGATCTCGAGCATCGCGCGTCTTCGTTTTCGGAAATCGTAAACGTTGTGCAGGGGAATTTTTAGACGTCACCGGTTCGATTTGCCCCGGCATACCCTCCATGGGTGACAGGGCTAGAGGCGA of Marinobacter sediminum contains these proteins:
- the surE gene encoding 5'/3'-nucleotidase SurE, producing MNDLSGTTRQPIVQRILITNDDGINAPGLAVLENIARNLAEEVWIVAPEHDRSGAGQSISIHDPLRVYETGNKRYAVSGTPADCVLYSLAQWFGETPPDLVLSGVNCGANISDSVQYSGTVGAVLSALHMNIPAIALSQAFLSREGIQWSPVERFGERVIRKLWQAGEVRAWNVNFPACDADEIAFARWCRQSTGSIQRARLLAGRDARSLPYWWLGFERSSRHIVAPDADVTVLRDHAIAITPLRHEDPLPGGTDEFDLATCADN
- a CDS encoding long-chain fatty acid--CoA ligase codes for the protein MFTRHYKVWPKELPKTMTLPKTSVFTNLEISALRYPDHTALIFYDAPVTYSRLLAEVEVMAGYLQAKGVKKGDRVLLYMQNSAQYVISYYAILRADAVVIPVNPMNRAAELEHCIVDTGAAMCLAGQELAGFIVPLLAETDLEQVVVASYSTYIKPDTDLDLPAEVAAPAWSKDVPGVVTWEAAMAENCSPSPHTATPDDLAVIPYSSGTTGAPKGCMHTHRSVMATAVHRVFWNLTTPDSVQLATLPFFHVTGMTGSMNGPIFSGATSVIMTRWDRTTAARLIERYEVTGWTNIVTMAVDFLSNPDLSKYDLSSLNMIGGGGAAMPVAVAEKLKKMTGLDYVEGYGLSETMAATHINPNAQPKAQCLGIPVFDVDSRIIDVETLEEKAPGETGEIVSFGPQVTTGYWNRPAETEAAFVEIDGKRFFRTGDLGYYDEDGYFFMVDRVKRMINASGFKVWPSEVEGLMYRHPAIHELCVISSPDPKRGETVKACIVLTAEAEGNTTAEDITGWCKEQMAAYKVPTIIEFVDSLPKSPTGKLMWRALQEEEWKEKERMV
- a CDS encoding ketopantoate reductase family protein; this encodes MNAKPRILIVGAGAIGGFYGAILKKAGCSVSTVLRSDYQVVKEKGIRINSPLGDLSYQPDHVYRDGDTPETMPDYLLLCVKVLPGANRAELVKPWMGPNTRLVLIENGLDIERELAEAFPDNPLISCLAFIAASRLESGVVEHKAYGKLVMGSYPKGIDEHCRTLSELFIEGGIKVGLTEAVVGERWRKCLWNTPFNPLSVIANGADTKTILDTEGGEGLIRAMIQEVMDVAAADGYPMDESLIDQNIEGTRKMPAYKNSMALDYINGRPIERDAVIGNVVAIAQRHGVRVPHLNTVLVALKMRARLEGRN
- a CDS encoding helix-turn-helix domain-containing protein, yielding MNLGQAIRRLRKQQGMTLAELADRCDSHVGNLSRIERGLARPSLELLYRLAEALDLSLTDIFSVAEKKQLDSEQVALNAAFISLLEEDRQLLLDFAELLQRRSTNPMTSVSVGQDSLPADKSGSGSPKDGIESTPKRS
- a CDS encoding MaoC family dehydratase produces the protein MIEVKLEELADHKGTLVSHSPWLTITQDMIEAFADATGDHQWIHLDVERAKRESPWKSPIAHGYLTVSLMSRLNPQALKVTGPTATINYGMNKLRFPSAVKSGSDIRTKVELLDVARVDEQRTLATYRTTIEIKGEDRPACVAENLVMYVA
- a CDS encoding class II aldolase/adducin family protein — encoded protein: MTTSTATTETETLRKAEWRVRTELAAAYRLVALFGWDDLVFTHLSARVPGPEHHFLINPYGLLFHEITASSLVKVDRDGQVVTSGGLGRVNPAGFTIHSAVHMGREDAGAVMHLHAADGVAVSAHRDGLLPLSQTAMLCLDHLSYHDYEGVALNLDERERLIRDLGNKSMMMLRNHGVLTAGKDVPETFTYLYFLMKACEIQVKAQSCGPTWMPSEQAIQTTAEQSQSLGAASKLTWPALLRLLDSKNPGYGV
- a CDS encoding acyl-CoA dehydrogenase family protein, with protein sequence MDFRLNEEQQMLQDTVARLVRGEYSFEKRLAFSETEAGFSEDFWQQLSELGLTAVPFSEDLGGFGGGGVEVQSVMTELGRGLCLEPYLQSVIFGGGLISQAGNDSQKEKWLGGIASGELKAAVALQEPQSFYDGNDVETRAEKSGDGYVLNGRKAVVIGGHCAGLIIVSARTSGASRDADGISLFALTPDAAGIDRRTYPTIDGSKGCDIALNDVQVSADALLGEEGKAADIIEYQTGRAIAALCAEAVGVMEVANDLTLDYLKQRKQFGVPIGKFQVLQHRMVDMMSELEQARSMAILAASVADEEQSDERRQVLAAAKNVIGRSGQFISENGIQSHGGIGMTWEYNFAHYAKRLIMINHQLGDDDFHLERYAALLKAS
- a CDS encoding acyl-CoA dehydrogenase family protein is translated as MNMNYTAEELAFRDEVRAFLDEKLPADIAAKVKGFRRLSKEDHQRWQKILSTQGWYASHWPEEYGGVKWTPVQKHIWDEESCRYGVPRSIPFGVNMVAPVIIKFGNEEQKQHYLPRILSGEDWWCQGYSEPGAGSDLASLKTRAVREGEHYIVNGQKTWTTLGQHANMIFCLVRTNTEVKAQEGISFLLIDMDTPGISVRPIITLDGEHEVNEVFFEDVKVPVENLVGEEDKGWTYAKYLLTYERTGLAGVGLSKAALSHLKQLASRRMKNGRPLIEDASFSQRIARVEIDLTAAAISNLRIIASVEGGGMPGAESSMLKVKGTEIRQSINDLARRAIGPYAIPFVEEELDLDYEGDFLSDENAAPLSAQYFNNRKLSIFGGSNEIQKNIVSKMILGL